The Deinococcus puniceus genome segment CGCTGAATGGGCGCTAGACCGCACCCGCACCGCCGCCCTGCGCCAAGCCGACGCCGCCCACGCCCACACCGACGCCCTGATGCGCCAAGCGTTGGGCCTCACGCCCGCCCGCACGCTGCAACGCGGGTACGCGCTGGTACGCGACGCGGCAGGCCAACCCATTACCCGCGCCGCCCAAATTGGCCCCGGCGAACGGCTGAGGCTGGAGTTTCAGGATGGGGAGCGGGATGTGGTGAGTGGATCGTAGAACGTGGATCGTGGTGAGATGAACTGGAGTTCTTTGGTTATTTCCAAAGCTCAAGACCAAGAACTCTGACGCCTACGCCCGTCCACTCTTTTCCCACGATCTACGATTCACGTTCTACTCCCCCTCCACAATCTCCCGCTCCTCATCGCTGATCCAGTCGCTCCACGATCCGGCATACAGGCGATTGCCTGCGCCCAGCGGCACGCCTGCCAATTCGCGGGCCAGCAGATTGGGCGTGGCACTTACGCCGCTGCCGCAGTAGGTGATAGTGGGGGCATCAGCAGCGTTCAGGCGCTCGGCCTGCTCTGGCCCGCCCCGGAACGTGCCCGCCGGAGTCAGTGCGCCCGTCCAGTCGCGGTTCACGGCTCCGGGGATGTGTCCAGCTTTCTTGTCGATTGGCTCGGTTTCGCCCCGGTAGCGGGCCGGAGCGCGGGAATCGATCAGCAGGGTGGCGGCGTCGCGGGCCTGCACATCCTGCGCGGTAGCCACCAATTCGGGGCGTACATGGGGCGTGAAGGTGGTGGGCGTGACCGGAGCCTCATCGGTGGTGGCCTCTCCACCTGCCGCCAGATACGCGGGCCAGCCGCCGTCCAGCACATACACCTCGGCGTGCCCCAGCCAGCGCAGCAGCCACC includes the following:
- a CDS encoding sulfurtransferase; amino-acid sequence: MTDAAPTSGLPSPLKSAAWLLERLSDVRVLDCRYALSDPLVGRFAYMGGHIPGAVYADLETDLSGPVQPDGAGGRHPLPDPQDLAAWLGAAGIGNDSIVVAYDDPSTGQGFYAARAWWLLRWLGHAEVYVLDGGWPAYLAAGGEATTDEAPVTPTTFTPHVRPELVATAQDVQARDAATLLIDSRAPARYRGETEPIDKKAGHIPGAVNRDWTGALTPAGTFRGGPEQAERLNAADAPTITYCGSGVSATPNLLARELAGVPLGAGNRLYAGSWSDWISDEEREIVEGE